CGACGCAAACGAGCCAacggggaagaggagaagaaaggacccAGCTGGGACACTTTCGGGTTTCCCGGTTTCCTGTTCTCCGACGTGCCGGACCACAGAGCCCCAGCCCCGGTCCCCGTAGTGTTCCCTTTCTCCGAGACGTCGTTGTTCCTGTCCGGACTGCGACAGCTGTTCTCTCCTCCGCGGCACTCCCACCGCCGCCGACGACCTgggaggagcaacaacaacaacaacaacaacaatccgtTGTTGCGGCAGTCAGGAACCAGTAGCGTTGCCCTCCAGGACCCATACGGTGCCAGACCAAACGTCATCTACGGGGATTCCCCTCCCTACCGACAGACCGTCACGTCCAGGCAGGCCCCGGTGGTCCCAGCCCCCCCTGCACCTGTTGGGCCGTGGTCCCCCCAGGGCCAGCCCtccgctcctcctcctgctgctgctgctccgtcTCCTGTGGTTATCTCGCCCGCCAACCAAGCGTCAGCGGCTCAGGCTAATGTTGTTCAACCTTCAGGAGCACGGTCCTTAGCCAGGCAGCCTTTAGGGAATCAGCCACTTTGGGGACAGCCTTTAGGGAACCAGCCACTTGGGGGACAGCCTTTAGGGACCCAGCCACTTGGGGGCCAACCTTTAGGGAATCAGCCACTTGGGGGACAGCCTTTAGGGGATCAGCTACTTGGAGGACAGCCTTTAAGGAATCAGCCACTTGGGGGACAGCCTTTAAGAAATCAGCCACTTGGGGGACAGCCTTTAGGGACCCAACCACTTGGGGGCCATCCTTTAGGGAATCAGCCCGTCTGGATCAACGTCTCTGTCAGCTCCACCCACGACGTTCCGAGCGCCCTCTGTGCCGGCCCCGGGTTACATCCCTTCGCAGCCCCAGGTGTCGGGAACAGGGGGAACAATCTACGGAGACACCCTTCCCGCTTACAGCGCCACCAGCATGGCggccggcagcagcagcagcaggagagtGAAGAGGGCGTCCGACAACAGCTCTCCTTCCGACATGGTCACTTTCGGCGACTTTTCCATTCCCGCCGACACCTTAACCAAGCTGCTCAACCCGCGGGGAAGCCGTTCCGACGACACCGATCACCGCGGCGCTGCTTACCGTTCCCACGCTCCGCCTCCACCTCCGCCTTCCCCCAGGTACAGCAACGTCCTTCCTCCGATGGGGTACAATAGCCCCCGTCCGTCTTTCTACGGTCCCCAGTTTCCCTCACGTCGGGTAGGGGGTGGgtatcccttctcctcccctcccctggcTCCACTTCGTCAGGCCCAGCTCCTCAACGCCCGGCGAAGAGTCCTGGCTGCCAACCACGTGACCCGAGCGCGTATGGGCCTTCCCGCACACACCCGGATGTCCCAGCAAGCCCcggcggcggcagcagcagcgaCGGCGGGGAGGATGGCGCCTATCGGGCATGAGCTGACGGTGTCCCTTCCCATGGGAGCTGCCCTGCCCGTGTACGGCAACCACCCGGTGTACTGACCTTCCGGTGTGTGTCATCTGGGCCGGGGTGTACGaggcagcgctaagtttgcttagagtttaagaatgttccttagtatatgaagtggagtgatggcctagaggtaacgcgtccgcctaggaagcgagagagaatctgagcgcgctggttcgaatcacggctcagccgccgatattttctccccctccactagaccttgactggtggtctggacgctagtcattcggatgagacgataaaccgaggtcccatgtgcagcatgcacttagcgcacgtaaaagaacccacggcaacaaaagggttgttcctggcaaaattctgtagaaaaatccacttcgataggaaaaacaaatgaaactgcacgcaggaaaaaatacaaaaaaaaattgggtggcgctgtagtatagcgacgcgctctccctggggagagcagcccgaatttcacacagagaaatctgctgtgataaaaagaaatacaaatacaaatacggagCTGCAGCCTGGGGgactagttagcctttgggaactgtcccaacgccgtctgtcctaaaaccctcttggccgagagagtggtgatgtaacttgggcaagacactctctactgtaATCAGATTCTAATCCCAGATAGTCAGGAGAGCAGTTGCCTTCCTCTGCTGTTggacaccactgactatcatacatcttcttccgcgttccctggcatACAAGTATATGGAATTAACCGTgcagttaggaacattcttaacgataagcaaactttgcactgctaagttcgctcatgtgACCCACCCTCTGGTGATTGTCAtgagggattcttcttcttcttcttcttcgttcgtgggctgtaactcccacgctcactcgtatgtacacgagtgggcttttacgtgtatggccgtttttttaccccgccatgtagacagccatactccgttttcgggggtgtgcatgctgggtatattcttgtttccataacccaccgaacgctgacatggattacaggatctttaacgtgcgtatttgatcttctgcttgcatatacacacgaagggggttcaggcactaagcaggtctgcacatatgttgacctgggagatcataaaaatctccacccttcacccaccaggcgccgtcactgtgattcgaacccgggaccctcagattgacagtccaacgctttaaccactcggctattgcgcccgtctgtcatgAGGGATGGTTCTGCTCCATTTCGTCTTGTGCTCTCACAGCGTCCTCCTTCCGTGGAGCTGGCTGTGTGGAGGTTTTGGAGATCATCGGGATAGGAGCCCACTCTGGAACTGGAACACGACCAGAGAAGCATCACCTGTGTGTTTTTAGATCACTTGTCTTGTTTTctgttattaactctctccatacgaacggcgaaagagacgacgttaacagcgtttcaccccagttaccatcatcaaaatattgcaagcagaaggctcttatactgaagacgtgaatgttgacaaagaataccacaattctgacgacggaagctaaaggttgggtcattcagacacccactggacatccgaggggtctgtgtagagg
This portion of the Babylonia areolata isolate BAREFJ2019XMU chromosome 16, ASM4173473v1, whole genome shotgun sequence genome encodes:
- the LOC143291242 gene encoding uncharacterized protein LOC143291242; translated protein: MMMVKLNWVVGFVLAGVWVCGNHFAQAQIESGSLTQDMVPRESKTCKEIRYNLEMMLFTLYKATVPRHALKQVLPGLAEPLLPVQCLRGEGQGKWLLHPQPLGTDPQPPRVRRQIGQFFLSAPLTSVKDPDDLPHAGMLLRDPSKDPGDHPFSSPWAPHPSLPPFDPLIKPFRGGFYGDQLPRGRRRRRSVDDAEEEEEVGKEADVAHVRRKRANGEEEKKGPSWDTFGFPGFLFSDVPDHRAPAPVPVVFPFSETSLFLSGLRQLFSPPRHSHRRRRPGRSNNNNNNNNPLLRQSGTSSVALQDPYGARPNVIYGDSPPYRQTVTSRQAPVVPAPPAPVGPWSPQGQPSAPPPAAAAPSPVVISPANQASAAQANVVQPSGARSLARQPLGNQPLWGQPLGNQPLGGQPLGTQPLGGQPLGNQPLGGQPLGDQLLGGQPLRNQPLGGQPLRNQPLGGQPLGTQPLGGHPLGNQPVWINVSVSSTHDVPSALCAGPGLHPFAAPGVGNRGNNLRRHPSRLQRHQHGGRQQQQQESEEGVRQQLSFRHGHFRRLFHSRRHLNQAAQPAGKPFRRHRSPRRCLPFPRSASTSAFPQVQQRPSSDGVQ